The following coding sequences lie in one Macrobrachium nipponense isolate FS-2020 chromosome 45, ASM1510439v2, whole genome shotgun sequence genomic window:
- the LOC135214244 gene encoding early growth response protein 1-like, which produces MTIHTGKKLYTCSLCQRSFSDPSALTKHMRTHTGEKPHVCSICQRSFSEISTLTQHMKTHTGEKPYTCSICEISFSLQSTLKKHMRTHTGEKPYTCSICQRSFSDSGALTKHMRTHT; this is translated from the coding sequence ATGACAATTCATACTGGAAAGAAACTATATACTTGCTCtctatgtcaaagaagtttttctgatCCAAGTGCTCTCAcaaaacacatgagaactcatacaggagagaaaccacatgtatgctctatatgtcaaagaagtttttctgaaATAAGTACTCTCACACAACACATGAAAACtcatactggagagaaaccatatacttgctctatatgtGAGATAAGTTTTTCTCTTCAAAGTACCCTCAaaaaacacatgagaactcatacgggcgagaaaccatatacttgctctatatgtcaaagaagtttttctgatTCAGGTGCTCTCAcaaaacacatgagaactcatacatgA